Proteins co-encoded in one Neodiprion lecontei isolate iyNeoLeco1 chromosome 3, iyNeoLeco1.1, whole genome shotgun sequence genomic window:
- the LOC107225788 gene encoding meiosis-specific nuclear structural protein 1-like codes for MDKALKAKEKADAAQKEVDEINQRNFQAMIEQCRVNIGKKGEQMDFMSRLHRERNEAILEEKLLRAQEAAEILPKEVEERQIRAEELVRLRNDEIRALKHRQVIRDQNIELKELESQLKSSYAAKSAQVQLREREAIRADEKYREYQTSVMRSRWYNDDAFDQHLAAVERDKNMRYRNALQDQLVVNETMRRQRTEEWHRERKIVEQISEVLRNEDVDTASEKKEKTARIQAEREAFFRAMKTWKSKEREALLDEFSRQAKIIAKKEAEEKNRAVVKAGKSDVREEIMERAARRMLDDETRRNEKEDIVNELFDEEWNSKVAMELKDAAARKEAVKRELLADMERQKVLVSESRAKSLAVDAAFGKYLVEQSEAADKKESEKSDERRRRGLQYGRDLKTVRDEQRALHAEEVLLTQAIQRQDDQREVERLKEVSLERSKILYEHAPNLKGFLKAGTLRTEDLEYMKMQQCSSN; via the exons ATGGACAAAGCGCTGAAAGCGAAAGAAAAGGCAGATGCAGCGCAGAAGGAAGTCGATGAGATAAATCAAAGGAATTTCCAAGCGATGATAGAACAATGTCGTGTCAATATTGGGAAAAAGGGTGAACAGATGGACTTTATGAGTCGTCTTCACAGGGAGCGTAACGAGGCCATCCTCGAGGAGAAACTTCTCCGGGCTCAGGAGGCTGCCGAAATTCTTCCAAAAGAGGTTGAGGAGAGGCAGATACGCGCCGAGGAGTTAGTCAGATTGAGAA ACGACGAAATTCGGGCGCTAAAGCATCGCCAGGTGATCCGGGACCAGAATATCGAGTTGAAGGAACTCGAATCGCAGTTGAAATCATCTTACGCAGCGAAGTCGGCTCAAGTCCAATTGCGAGAACGCGAAGCGATTCGAGCCGATGAAAAGTATCGAGAATATCAGACATCCGTTATGAGGTCCCGATGGTACAACGACGACGCGTTCGACCAGCACCTGGCTGCCGTTGAGCGCGATAAAAATATGAGGTATCGAAACGCGCTGCAGGATCAGCTCGTAGTGAACGAAACTATGCGGCGTCAGCGGACCGAGGAATGGCACAGAGAGCGTAAAATCGTCGAGCAGATAAGCGAGGTCCTTCGGAACGAGGACGTGGATACCGCATcggagaagaaggagaaaaccGCGAGGATCCAGGCAGAGAGGGAGGCCTTTTTTCGAGCGATGAAAACGTGGAAGTCCAAGGAGCGGGAGGCACTGCTGGACGAGTTCAGTCGGCAGGCTAAAATCATAGCGAAAAAAGAGGCCGAGGAGAAGAATCGAGCCGTTGTCAAAGCTGGCAAGTCAGACGTTAGAGAGGAAATTATGGAACGGGCCGCCAGACGTATGTTGGATGATGAGACGAGGAGGAACGAGAAGGAGGATATTGTCAACGAGCTCTTTGACGAGGAGTGGAACAGCAAGGTTGCCATGGAGCTGAAGGATGCTGCGGCGAGAAAAGAGGCCGTCAAAAGAGAGCTGCTGGCTGACATGGAACGGCAAAAAGTACTGGTTTCCGAGAGCAGGGCGAAGTCTTTGGCCGTCGACGCAGCCTTCGGAAAGTACCTCGTCGAGCAGTCCGAGGCGGCGGATAAAAAGGAGAGTGAAAAATCGGACGAGCGTCGTCGAAGAG GTCTTCAATATGGCCGGGATTTGAAGACGGTGCGAGATGAGCAGCGAGCACTTCACGCCGAAGAGGTACTCCTCACGCAGGCGATACAGAGACAGGATGATCAGCGGGAAGTTGAACGTCTGAAGGAGGTATCTTTGGAgcgttcgaaaattttgtacgAACACGCACCGAACTTGAAGGGATTTCTCAAGGCTGGAACCTTGCGAACGGAAGACCTGGAGTACATGAAAATGCAGCAGTGTAGCTCAAACTAG